A genomic segment from Nicotiana tabacum cultivar K326 chromosome 9, ASM71507v2, whole genome shotgun sequence encodes:
- the LOC107815851 gene encoding uncharacterized protein LOC107815851 codes for MDKLQWGNRKRLRCFKVKDSTSNGKSDGGVVVKKKITSRVVDNTKESTLLPPISSPHRLNRDLGVNRSNANEHRKTSVSSPEKEDRYYTTRGSVGVDDSNKLFIDSREEKKKMVWPKLLITLSSKEKEQDFMAMKGCKLPQRPKKRAKLIQRTVLLVQPGTWLQDLCQERYEVREKKTSKKKPRGLKATGSMESDSE; via the exons ATGGATAAGTTACAGTGGGGAAACAGAAAAAGACTAAGGTGTTTCAAGGTGAAAGATTCAACTTCAAATGGGAAATCTGATGGTGGTGTTGTAGTGAAGAAGAAAATCACATCTCGAGTTGTTGATAATACCAAGGAATCTACTCTTCTTCCTCCTATTTCTTCTCCTCATCGTCTTAACAG GGATCTAGGTGTGAATAGATCTAACGCGAATGAGCATCGTAAGACATCAGTGTCATCCCCCGAGAAGGAGGACCGATATTATACAACGAGAGGGTCGGTAGGTGTAGATGATAGTAACAAGTTGTTCATTGATTCAAgggaggaaaagaaaaagatggTTTGGCCAAAATTGCTTATCACATTGTCaagtaaagaaaaagaacaagatttTATGGCCATGAAAGGTTGCAAACTTCCTCAAAGGCCTAAGAAGAGGGCCAAATTGATACAAAGAACCGTACTT TTGGTGCAACCAGGGACATGGTTGCAAGACTTGTGCCAAGAAAGGTATGAAGTGAGGGAGAAGAAGACCTCTAAGAAG AAACCAAGAGGATTAAAGGCTACGGGAAGCATGGAAAGTGATTCAGAATAA